In one Bacillota bacterium genomic region, the following are encoded:
- the hydF gene encoding [FeFe] hydrogenase H-cluster maturation GTPase HydF, protein MQETPRSDRMHIAIFGRRNAGKSSLINALTNQPIALVSDIPGTTTDPVYKSMEMLPLGPVVLIDTAGIDDVGSLGELRVQRTMEVLHKTDLAILLIDPQVGIDDFELELVQQIRAQGIPLIGAVNKVDTVQSLEAQPDWETRLNLKLHRISTQTKEGINELRELIIHTAPTDWQAPTILGDLIQPGDTVVMVVPIDLEAPKGRLILPQVQTLRDILDHNAQAVVVKEDGLSAVLDNLRQPPKLVVTDSQAFHQVNAIVPPEISLTSFSILFARYKGDLLSLVKGARQVAALKPGDRILVAEACTHHPIGEDIGRIKIPRWLSQRVSELEFAWATGSHFPADLNRYSLVIHCGACMINRREMLHRIRQVQAAGVPIVNYGVLIAYLHGILERALAPFPEAKRLWAAASSK, encoded by the coding sequence ATGCAAGAAACGCCACGGAGCGACCGCATGCACATCGCCATTTTTGGCCGGCGCAATGCGGGCAAATCCAGTCTGATTAATGCCTTGACCAACCAACCCATCGCTCTAGTCTCAGATATCCCTGGGACAACGACCGACCCGGTTTACAAATCCATGGAAATGCTGCCCTTGGGGCCGGTGGTGTTGATCGATACCGCTGGGATTGATGACGTCGGAAGTCTGGGGGAACTTCGCGTTCAGCGAACCATGGAGGTCTTACACAAAACGGATCTCGCCATTCTCCTGATCGACCCCCAGGTTGGCATAGACGATTTTGAACTGGAACTGGTCCAACAAATTCGCGCTCAAGGAATTCCTTTAATCGGGGCAGTAAATAAGGTTGATACTGTTCAGTCCCTGGAGGCCCAACCAGACTGGGAAACACGGCTTAATTTAAAACTGCACCGCATCAGCACCCAAACTAAAGAAGGGATTAACGAACTCAGAGAACTCATCATTCACACGGCCCCAACTGACTGGCAGGCGCCAACTATCCTCGGTGATCTCATTCAGCCGGGTGATACCGTGGTCATGGTTGTCCCCATCGATCTTGAGGCCCCTAAAGGCCGCCTGATCTTGCCCCAGGTGCAGACTCTGCGGGATATTTTAGACCACAACGCCCAGGCAGTCGTAGTCAAAGAAGATGGCTTGAGCGCAGTGCTGGACAATCTGCGGCAGCCCCCAAAACTGGTAGTAACCGACTCCCAGGCTTTCCATCAGGTTAACGCCATCGTTCCACCTGAGATCTCTCTCACCTCATTCTCGATTCTCTTCGCCCGCTATAAAGGGGACCTGTTATCTTTAGTCAAAGGGGCCCGGCAAGTAGCTGCTTTAAAGCCAGGGGACCGCATCTTAGTTGCAGAAGCCTGCACCCACCACCCAATCGGCGAAGACATCGGACGGATAAAAATACCCCGTTGGTTAAGCCAACGGGTCAGTGAGCTCGAATTTGCCTGGGCCACGGGAAGCCACTTCCCAGCAGACTTAAACCGGTATTCACTAGTAATCCACTGTGGCGCATGTATGATCAATCGCCGAGAGATGTTACACCGCATTCGCCAGGTTCAGGCTGCAGGTGTCCCTATCGTCAACTACGGCGTATTGATCGCTTACTTACACGGCATCCTGGAACGCGCTCTGGCCCCCTTCCCCGAGGCCAAGCGACTCTGGGCAGCCGCGAGCAGCAAGTAG
- the hydG gene encoding [FeFe] hydrogenase H-cluster radical SAM maturase HydG, with protein MAIAKADFIKEDMIWELLDQGKQARREEVNEIIDKAATATGLALKEAAILLHVDDPELLERMYTAARMVKEKIYGKRLVLFAPLYISNYCINNCVYCGYRRHNQMERRKLTMAEIADEVQILEDMGHKRLALECGEHPTECPIDYVLEAIQTIYQVKRKNGNIRRINVNIAATTVEEFRLLHEAKIGTYVLFQETYHRETYKKMHPSGPKADYDWHTTAMDRAMEGGIDDVGLGVLFGLYDYKFEVMGLLMHAQHLDQEIGVGPHTISVPRLRPAPGVNLETFPYLVSDDDFKKIVAIIRLAVPYTGMILSTRERAAFRHELLKVGISQLSAGSCTGVGGYRRELDHPEADDLDQTAQFKVDDNRSPDEVIRSLCQDGYIPSYCTACYRQGRTGDRFMALAKSGQIQNVCQPNAILTFKEYLLDYASPTTREIGEKLIQAHLNEIPHPAIRQKTIERLAEIEAGKRDLYF; from the coding sequence TTGGCCATCGCCAAGGCTGATTTTATCAAGGAAGACATGATTTGGGAGCTTCTCGACCAGGGGAAGCAGGCCCGTCGAGAAGAAGTTAACGAGATTATTGACAAGGCCGCCACCGCTACCGGTCTAGCGTTAAAAGAAGCGGCTATCCTTCTCCACGTTGACGATCCGGAATTATTAGAACGGATGTACACTGCAGCTAGAATGGTGAAAGAAAAAATCTATGGCAAACGTTTGGTTCTGTTCGCTCCCCTCTACATCAGCAATTACTGCATCAACAACTGCGTCTACTGTGGTTATCGGCGGCACAACCAGATGGAACGGCGCAAGTTAACTATGGCCGAGATCGCCGACGAAGTCCAAATCCTCGAGGATATGGGGCACAAACGGCTTGCCCTCGAGTGCGGTGAACACCCAACTGAATGTCCGATCGACTACGTGTTGGAGGCTATCCAGACCATTTACCAGGTTAAACGGAAAAACGGCAATATTCGGCGGATAAATGTCAATATCGCCGCCACCACTGTTGAAGAATTCCGCCTGCTGCACGAAGCCAAAATCGGGACCTACGTTTTATTCCAGGAAACTTATCACCGGGAGACTTATAAAAAAATGCACCCATCCGGGCCAAAAGCCGACTACGATTGGCACACCACTGCCATGGATCGAGCCATGGAGGGGGGAATTGACGACGTCGGTCTGGGTGTTCTCTTCGGGTTATACGACTACAAGTTTGAGGTAATGGGCCTTCTGATGCATGCCCAGCACCTGGACCAGGAAATTGGCGTCGGGCCACATACGATTTCCGTTCCCCGTTTACGGCCGGCACCAGGGGTTAACCTGGAAACCTTCCCCTACCTAGTCTCAGACGATGATTTCAAGAAAATTGTGGCGATTATCCGCCTGGCTGTCCCGTACACTGGTATGATTCTGTCCACCAGAGAAAGGGCAGCTTTTCGGCACGAGCTCCTTAAGGTAGGGATCTCTCAGCTCAGCGCGGGTTCCTGCACCGGGGTCGGGGGATACCGGCGTGAACTGGATCACCCCGAGGCAGACGACCTGGACCAAACGGCCCAATTCAAGGTTGACGACAACCGCAGTCCTGACGAGGTGATCCGCAGCCTGTGCCAGGATGGTTATATTCCCAGCTACTGCACTGCCTGCTACCGCCAGGGTCGGACTGGGGATCGTTTTATGGCTCTCGCCAAATCGGGACAAATCCAGAACGTCTGTCAGCCCAACGCCATCTTGACTTTTAAGGAATACTTACTGGACTACGCCTCACCAACCACTCGCGAAATAGGCGAGAAGCTAATTCAGGCCCACCTGAACGAGATACCACATCCAGCCATTCGGCAGAAGACGATCGAGCGGCTCGCCGAGATAGAAGCGGGGAAACGTGATTTGTACTTCTAG
- a CDS encoding CopG family transcriptional regulator translates to MEERIGVVGIVVTNREVAPRINEILAQHAEIIVGRMGIPYRERNVSVISLIVDGTTDEIGALTGKLGNLKGVQVKSALATKGPVNQVK, encoded by the coding sequence GTGGAAGAAAGAATTGGGGTAGTCGGCATTGTGGTCACTAATCGTGAGGTCGCACCCAGAATCAATGAAATTCTGGCACAGCACGCCGAAATTATCGTCGGCCGGATGGGCATTCCCTACCGGGAACGGAATGTTTCGGTCATTTCGCTGATTGTCGACGGAACTACCGACGAAATCGGCGCCCTAACTGGAAAACTGGGAAACCTGAAAGGCGTCCAGGTTAAGTCCGCGCTGGCCACCAAAGGACCTGTTAACCAGGTTAAGTAG
- a CDS encoding IS607 family transposase, producing MELLSIGEAAKKLGVHPNRLRAWEKQGLIKPVRLPSGQRRYPVEEINRILGTGGMKTESEAVVLYARVSTKKQADAGNLERQMERLRAYAREKGYRIVAEYLDVASGLNQNRRGLERVLKSAERGEFKKLIIEYPDRLARFGYGYLERHLRYCGAEIEITSQKESEDAYTELLQDLLSIVTSFSARLYGARGGKKVRQGFRELIRKWCGMKKRKKELINPKSGMKYTVCGEFFPEVYPAFRAERWSRGEETPLDTEMRLFGACMRWAFNRLQEGHTREELKKQGQKTFGLNSRFADDAILKAKEIIISQKELLNLEIKEAEAKLTRAKKKLGRVEKDLERAIRVNDPVRIEKAKLTMRGRRARVKKLSDKLEKLKNYRDSNAMPKIVFGGRTLWKQVCKGRATREEWQNARRNRLYARGDKTKGGNPNIKLSWRNGEFYLAVTISHLSEQKEVDSAGRPLMTRAPKVSGKLWLLEKHKVKVLELLLSGAPYSVELIKGSDSRYRVHVTFTAELPLTQTNLNRGYLGVDTNPDGVALANAGFNGQPEPWLDGFVVPYPKALHKYAGEFQVTIHPNGFLYIKIPELAYGRGYRRAYLIGALVKVVTDTAKALGKPIALENLEFGKDRLDTNKKFNRMAANFPYRKVTEAIMRRAFKEDIGVKPVWPAHTSTIGWWKYMRQYGITVHHAAALVIARRASGFKECITGELKQKIQAIREELNQKVNSLPGEGKGMSRKVKRLFKRLEEKISVHNGLTRFKQESFYSVWHDLKELVLLSR from the coding sequence ATGGAACTTTTATCCATAGGTGAAGCAGCAAAGAAGTTAGGTGTACACCCGAACAGGCTCCGAGCGTGGGAAAAGCAGGGATTGATCAAGCCCGTGCGCTTGCCCAGCGGCCAGCGGAGATACCCGGTGGAGGAGATAAATCGCATTTTGGGAACGGGAGGGATGAAGACAGAATCGGAAGCGGTTGTCCTCTATGCTCGGGTATCAACGAAGAAGCAGGCCGATGCGGGAAATCTGGAGCGTCAGATGGAAAGGTTGCGGGCATACGCACGGGAGAAAGGCTATCGCATAGTGGCGGAGTATTTGGATGTGGCTTCAGGTTTAAACCAGAACCGCCGTGGCCTGGAGCGGGTGCTCAAGAGCGCTGAACGAGGTGAGTTCAAGAAGCTCATTATCGAGTACCCGGATCGGCTAGCACGTTTCGGGTATGGTTATCTTGAACGCCATTTGAGATACTGCGGGGCAGAAATAGAGATCACTTCACAAAAAGAGTCTGAAGACGCATACACGGAGCTGTTGCAGGATTTGTTGTCCATAGTGACATCTTTTTCGGCCCGGCTGTACGGCGCTCGCGGTGGCAAAAAAGTTCGGCAAGGGTTTCGGGAACTGATACGGAAGTGGTGCGGGATGAAGAAGCGGAAAAAGGAATTGATTAATCCTAAAAGCGGCATGAAATACACCGTCTGCGGCGAGTTTTTCCCAGAAGTTTACCCGGCTTTCCGCGCCGAAAGATGGAGTCGAGGAGAAGAAACTCCACTTGACACCGAGATGCGGCTTTTTGGTGCCTGCATGCGGTGGGCCTTTAATCGCCTGCAGGAAGGGCATACGCGGGAAGAACTCAAAAAGCAGGGTCAAAAAACGTTTGGCCTGAACTCCCGCTTTGCCGACGATGCCATACTTAAAGCGAAAGAAATCATCATTTCTCAAAAAGAGCTTTTAAACCTGGAAATCAAAGAGGCAGAAGCAAAACTGACCCGCGCCAAGAAGAAGCTCGGCCGGGTGGAAAAAGACCTGGAGAGAGCTATCAGAGTAAATGATCCGGTTAGAATCGAAAAAGCCAAACTCACCATGCGCGGCCGCAGGGCCAGGGTAAAAAAGCTATCCGACAAACTGGAGAAACTAAAAAACTACCGGGACAGCAACGCCATGCCCAAAATAGTTTTCGGCGGCCGCACTTTGTGGAAACAGGTCTGTAAAGGCAGGGCTACAAGAGAAGAGTGGCAGAACGCCCGGCGAAACCGTCTCTACGCCAGAGGAGACAAGACCAAAGGCGGCAACCCGAACATTAAACTGAGCTGGCGAAACGGAGAGTTTTACCTTGCTGTAACCATCTCTCATCTGTCGGAGCAGAAAGAAGTGGACAGCGCAGGCAGGCCGCTGATGACAAGGGCGCCGAAGGTAAGTGGCAAGCTATGGCTGCTGGAGAAGCACAAGGTTAAAGTGCTGGAGCTGCTTCTTTCCGGGGCTCCCTATTCCGTAGAGCTGATTAAAGGCAGCGACAGCCGGTACAGAGTCCACGTTACATTTACCGCAGAATTGCCTCTAACCCAAACAAATCTCAACAGGGGTTATCTGGGAGTGGACACCAACCCGGACGGGGTGGCGTTGGCAAATGCAGGCTTCAACGGCCAGCCTGAGCCCTGGCTGGATGGATTTGTCGTACCATACCCGAAGGCCCTGCACAAATACGCTGGAGAGTTCCAGGTAACGATTCACCCTAATGGATTTCTCTACATCAAGATACCCGAACTTGCTTACGGCCGGGGATACCGGCGCGCCTACCTGATAGGGGCGCTTGTCAAGGTAGTGACGGACACCGCAAAAGCCTTGGGTAAGCCTATCGCATTAGAAAACCTCGAATTCGGCAAAGACCGGCTGGACACCAATAAGAAATTCAACCGAATGGCCGCCAACTTTCCCTACCGCAAAGTAACGGAAGCCATTATGCGAAGGGCTTTCAAGGAAGATATCGGCGTAAAGCCGGTCTGGCCGGCGCACACTTCTACTATCGGCTGGTGGAAGTACATGCGGCAGTACGGTATAACCGTTCACCACGCCGCAGCTTTGGTTATCGCTCGAAGGGCGAGCGGTTTTAAAGAATGCATTACCGGAGAGTTGAAGCAAAAAATTCAAGCTATTAGGGAAGAGCTGAATCAGAAGGTTAATTCCTTGCCTGGGGAAGGAAAAGGGATGAGCCGAAAGGTAAAGCGGCTTTTCAAGCGGCTGGAAGAGAAAATCTCCGTTCACAACGGGCTGACCCGTTTTAAGCAGGAATCTTTTTATTCCGTCTGGCATGACTTGAAAGAGTTGGTTTTGCTGAGTAGGTGA
- the fdhF gene encoding formate dehydrogenase subunit alpha, producing MVNLTIDGQAIRTRRGMTILEAARQVGIDIPTFCYDPDLRPVGSCRICVVEVDGWRTLAAACVTPVTEGMVVRTDSPAVIEARQVILELMLANHPLDCLTCEKAGACKLQEYCYRYGVKDSRFKGAKYHYPVNDPNPFIERDYNKCIMCTRCVRVCEDVVNVGAVNVQNRGHHAKIAAAFDSHLADSPCVFCGNCVMVCPTGALTSKVSAGRARTWDVEKKILTTCPYCGTGCTLELNVKDNKVVGVTSNRSPGKSPVNQGYLCVKGRFGWDFINSPDRLTDPLIKEDGKFRKATWKEAIDLIAAKFKELKTNYGGDALVGLSSARITNEENYLMQKFVRVVLGTNNVDHCARLUHSVTVAGLAAAFGSGAMTNSIGELIDTDAIFVIGSNTTENHPVVGMKIKQAVKQGAQLIVADVRNTELAGLATVWLQHKPGTDVALLNGMMHVILAENLHDQQFIAERTEGFAELAEVLRKYTPDYVAEITGVPAEEIKKAARLYARADKASIVYCMGLTQHSCGTDNVLSVANLAMLTGNLGKESTGVNPLRGQNNVQGACDMGALPNVLTGYQPVTNADIRKKFAAAWGVDSLPEKPGLTLTEAMNAAYEGKIKGMYIIGENPLVSDPDLRHVKEALEKLDFLVVQDIFLTETAQLADVVLPAASFAEKEGTFTNTERRVQRVRKAIEPLGRAKPDGEIICALATKMGYPMRYGSAAEVMAEIASLTPSYAGINYERLEKGSLQWPCPDVNHPGTKFLHQDKFSRGGGKFHAVEYRPPAEQPDAKFPLILTTGRNLFHYHTGTMTRRSKALNAFVPEAWVEINPVTAQFLGIKDGEWVRLSSRRGTIQVKATITSKVRQDVVFMPFHFAEAAANHLTIGALDPVAKIPEYKVCAVRVEKIGPAAE from the coding sequence ATGGTTAACCTGACTATTGATGGCCAGGCTATCCGAACCCGTAGAGGTATGACGATTCTGGAAGCGGCCAGGCAAGTGGGTATTGATATTCCTACCTTTTGTTATGACCCTGACTTGCGGCCGGTCGGCTCGTGCCGGATCTGCGTGGTGGAAGTGGATGGCTGGCGGACACTGGCAGCAGCCTGCGTGACACCGGTGACCGAGGGCATGGTTGTCAGAACGGATTCACCGGCCGTAATCGAGGCCCGTCAGGTTATCCTGGAACTAATGCTGGCCAATCATCCCCTGGACTGTTTGACCTGCGAGAAAGCAGGGGCCTGTAAATTGCAGGAATACTGTTACCGGTATGGAGTCAAAGACAGCCGGTTTAAAGGGGCTAAATACCACTATCCCGTTAATGATCCCAATCCCTTTATCGAGCGGGATTACAATAAATGTATCATGTGCACCCGTTGTGTTCGGGTGTGTGAAGATGTAGTCAATGTTGGTGCTGTCAACGTACAAAATCGTGGTCATCACGCCAAAATCGCCGCTGCTTTTGACAGCCACCTGGCCGATTCCCCGTGCGTTTTCTGCGGCAACTGTGTCATGGTCTGTCCGACCGGCGCGTTGACGAGCAAGGTTAGCGCTGGACGCGCGCGGACCTGGGACGTAGAGAAAAAGATCTTGACCACCTGTCCTTACTGTGGCACTGGCTGTACCCTTGAACTCAATGTCAAAGACAATAAAGTGGTTGGGGTTACCTCCAACCGTTCGCCAGGGAAGAGTCCGGTCAACCAGGGCTACCTCTGTGTCAAGGGGCGGTTTGGTTGGGATTTTATTAATTCGCCTGACCGCCTCACTGATCCGCTAATTAAGGAAGATGGGAAATTCCGCAAGGCGACTTGGAAGGAGGCCATCGACCTGATCGCGGCCAAATTTAAAGAACTGAAAACCAACTACGGCGGTGATGCCCTGGTAGGTTTAAGCTCCGCTCGGATCACTAACGAAGAGAACTACCTGATGCAGAAATTTGTCCGCGTGGTGCTGGGCACAAATAACGTCGACCATTGCGCCCGTCTCTGACACTCCGTTACCGTCGCTGGTCTAGCGGCAGCATTCGGGAGTGGGGCGATGACCAACTCCATCGGAGAACTCATTGATACCGACGCTATTTTTGTCATTGGCTCGAACACCACCGAAAACCACCCGGTGGTGGGCATGAAAATCAAACAGGCGGTTAAGCAGGGTGCGCAACTGATTGTCGCCGATGTCCGTAACACTGAACTGGCTGGCTTGGCCACTGTCTGGTTGCAGCACAAGCCCGGTACCGATGTCGCGCTGCTCAACGGCATGATGCACGTTATCCTGGCCGAAAACCTGCACGATCAGCAATTCATCGCTGAACGGACGGAAGGTTTTGCCGAACTGGCGGAAGTGTTACGTAAATACACCCCGGATTACGTGGCCGAGATCACCGGCGTACCAGCGGAAGAGATCAAAAAAGCCGCCCGCCTCTATGCCCGGGCTGACAAGGCTTCGATTGTCTACTGTATGGGTTTAACCCAGCACAGCTGTGGGACGGATAACGTCTTGTCCGTAGCCAACCTGGCCATGCTGACCGGCAACCTTGGCAAAGAAAGCACGGGTGTTAACCCCTTGCGTGGACAAAACAACGTTCAAGGTGCCTGCGACATGGGAGCGTTGCCCAACGTCTTAACTGGTTATCAACCAGTGACCAATGCTGACATCAGAAAGAAATTTGCTGCTGCCTGGGGGGTGGACAGCTTACCCGAAAAACCCGGGCTGACCCTTACCGAAGCGATGAACGCCGCGTATGAAGGTAAAATCAAAGGTATGTACATCATTGGGGAAAATCCGCTGGTCAGTGATCCCGATCTCCGCCATGTTAAGGAGGCCTTGGAGAAACTGGACTTCCTGGTTGTTCAGGACATTTTCCTGACGGAAACAGCTCAACTGGCTGATGTGGTTTTGCCAGCAGCTTCGTTTGCCGAAAAAGAGGGAACATTCACCAACACCGAACGACGTGTTCAGCGGGTACGGAAAGCCATTGAGCCGCTTGGTCGCGCTAAACCCGATGGAGAAATAATCTGTGCTCTGGCCACGAAGATGGGTTACCCAATGCGCTATGGTTCTGCCGCCGAAGTGATGGCCGAGATCGCTTCTCTCACCCCGTCGTATGCGGGAATTAACTATGAGAGGTTAGAAAAAGGCAGCCTGCAGTGGCCTTGTCCCGATGTTAATCACCCGGGAACGAAGTTCCTCCATCAAGATAAGTTTTCACGTGGAGGGGGGAAGTTCCATGCGGTGGAGTATCGACCGCCAGCCGAACAACCTGATGCCAAGTTCCCGCTTATTCTGACCACCGGTCGAAATCTATTCCATTACCATACTGGGACCATGACCCGGCGCTCAAAAGCCCTGAACGCGTTTGTTCCGGAGGCCTGGGTCGAGATTAACCCGGTTACAGCTCAGTTTTTAGGAATTAAAGATGGTGAATGGGTGCGCCTGAGCTCTCGACGGGGAACGATACAAGTGAAGGCAACGATAACCAGCAAGGTTAGGCAAGACGTTGTTTTTATGCCGTTCCATTTTGCTGAGGCGGCTGCTAATCACTTAACTATCGGTGCGCTAGACCCGGTGGCGAAAATCCCTGAGTACAAAGTCTGTGCTGTCCGGGTGGAAAAGATCGGCCCAGCAGCAGAATAA
- the nuoE gene encoding NADH-quinone oxidoreductase subunit NuoE, whose translation MEKISAIIANYKEVPGGLIEAFHAIQKEYSYIPEEALKEAAKAFNLPLSKVYGVATFYSYLSVKNRGKNIIRVCASAPCHIKGAAEVVAAVEKELGIKLGETTADGKFALEATECVGACQMTPVITINGKPFGDLTPEKVPAVLAQFK comes from the coding sequence ATGGAAAAGATTTCAGCAATCATCGCAAACTACAAAGAAGTACCGGGCGGTTTAATTGAAGCTTTTCATGCAATTCAAAAAGAGTACAGCTACATTCCAGAGGAAGCCTTAAAGGAAGCAGCCAAAGCATTTAATCTACCGCTCAGCAAGGTGTATGGCGTCGCGACCTTCTATTCTTATCTGTCCGTAAAGAACCGTGGTAAAAACATCATCCGTGTCTGCGCCAGTGCTCCCTGTCACATCAAAGGCGCGGCGGAAGTAGTCGCTGCTGTTGAAAAAGAACTTGGCATCAAATTAGGCGAAACAACGGCAGATGGCAAATTTGCCCTTGAAGCTACCGAGTGTGTGGGCGCCTGCCAAATGACCCCGGTGATCACCATCAATGGGAAACCGTTTGGTGACCTGACGCCGGAGAAAGTACCTGCGGTTTTGGCTCAATTCAAGTAA
- the nuoF gene encoding NADH-quinone oxidoreductase subunit NuoF: MAEEMRLVLRNYGKIDPANIDDYIKVGGYQALAKARSMSQADVIEEVKKSGLRGRGGAGFNCGLKWNFAYQAQADQKYIIANADEGEPGTYKDRLIMEGDPHSLLEGMAIAGYAVGATKGYIYCRGEYPYIVELLRQAVVQAKAKGVLGDFDIEVRMGAGAYVCGEETALIESIEGNRGEPRYKPPFPPTAGLWGKPTIVNNVETLASIPVIIEKGADWYKSIGAPSYPGTKIFTLTGDVANKTFCEVPTNTTIREIIYGFGGGVVGGKFKAVQIGGTSGAFIPESLLDTPADFDSMSAVGATLGSGAVFVLNDTRDIVDTVKCIAKFFEHESCGKCTPCREGTMRMYELMKKINDGKGTKQDLALMEKLAGVMSIACLCGLGQAAPTPVVTTLKHFRADYDAKVS, encoded by the coding sequence ATGGCCGAAGAAATGCGCCTAGTTCTGCGTAACTATGGCAAGATTGACCCGGCGAACATTGATGACTACATCAAAGTCGGCGGCTATCAAGCCTTGGCCAAAGCCCGCAGCATGAGTCAGGCCGACGTTATCGAAGAAGTCAAAAAATCGGGCTTGCGGGGCCGCGGTGGAGCCGGGTTTAACTGTGGACTTAAATGGAACTTCGCGTACCAGGCCCAGGCCGACCAAAAGTACATCATCGCCAACGCCGACGAAGGGGAACCTGGTACTTATAAAGACCGCCTGATCATGGAAGGAGACCCGCACAGTCTGTTGGAAGGGATGGCGATCGCGGGCTATGCAGTAGGAGCCACCAAAGGCTATATTTATTGCCGCGGGGAATATCCCTACATCGTTGAACTGCTCCGGCAAGCTGTCGTCCAAGCAAAAGCTAAAGGCGTTTTAGGCGACTTCGACATCGAAGTCCGCATGGGCGCTGGCGCCTACGTCTGCGGCGAAGAGACCGCATTAATCGAATCGATCGAAGGCAACCGCGGTGAGCCTCGCTACAAACCACCGTTTCCCCCGACCGCAGGCCTGTGGGGCAAACCGACCATTGTTAACAACGTAGAAACCTTAGCCAGCATCCCGGTAATTATCGAAAAGGGAGCGGATTGGTATAAATCAATCGGGGCACCCAGCTACCCGGGCACTAAAATCTTTACCTTAACAGGCGACGTCGCCAACAAAACCTTCTGTGAAGTTCCGACCAATACCACCATACGGGAAATTATCTATGGTTTCGGGGGCGGAGTTGTCGGCGGTAAATTCAAAGCCGTCCAGATTGGCGGTACCTCAGGGGCCTTCATTCCTGAATCACTGCTCGACACCCCGGCTGACTTTGACTCCATGAGCGCAGTTGGAGCTACTTTAGGTTCTGGTGCTGTCTTCGTCCTTAACGATACCCGGGACATAGTGGACACCGTTAAATGCATCGCCAAATTCTTTGAACACGAATCCTGTGGTAAATGCACTCCATGCCGGGAAGGCACCATGCGGATGTACGAACTAATGAAGAAAATTAACGACGGAAAAGGGACAAAACAGGACCTGGCTCTCATGGAAAAACTGGCGGGAGTAATGTCCATTGCCTGTTTGTGTGGCTTGGGACAAGCAGCGCCGACTCCAGTAGTCACTACCCTAAAGCACTTTAGAGCAGATTACGACGCCAAGGTGAGCTAA